In Panulirus ornatus isolate Po-2019 chromosome 9, ASM3632096v1, whole genome shotgun sequence, one genomic interval encodes:
- the LOC139750402 gene encoding LOW QUALITY PROTEIN: uncharacterized protein (The sequence of the model RefSeq protein was modified relative to this genomic sequence to represent the inferred CDS: inserted 1 base in 1 codon), translated as MSDVPGSSTSIRRSSKEGDSEHARHVRKGSSHSTSSRSSPSQREALQGGKNRPHGHVTGDGGDSASQHTRSLPSTSRDEASAPPWNMVMDALAALRGDVEKLKEGRNLGPSRGADDAAVAADVNIGLSSQVVPPSCSPTGFLGFTPADHYLSSDENDGRPDSVLLQCARAYGPVDEVSDGIDQHVADMVNHVFARGLREEEYKEILEDAAAKRPDNCPALAPVDCNLQVLDALKTDAKKADFRLKDVGKDIIPAATILTKSLTVLDKIAQTSQPDVAQEVGMLNGGLALLGHANHKNNLARRFIIQCEINHKYAHLCSDKVPMTRLLFGDDVSLSAKHIEESEKLRSKIAPRKPLSASKFGPGKFRGSSGRLPYXGFYGQFHPCGQRTHGPWSEHRQSFSRQGPETKNSRGRGHNPRQ; from the exons ATGTCGGATGTCCCGGGCAGTTCCACCAGCATACGGAGATCGAGTAAGGAGGGCGATTCTGAACATGCCAGGCATGTGAGGAAAGGCTCCTCGCATAGTACTAGCTCCAGGAGCAGCCCTTCTCAGCGGGAGGCTCTTCAGGGCGGTAAAAATAGGCCCCATGGTCACGtcactggtgatggcggtgactctgcttcccagcacacacgttccttgccttctacctcaagggatgaggcatctgcgccgccctggaacatggtgatggacgctttggctgctttacgtggtgatgtggagaaattgaaggagggaaggaacttAGGCCCCAGTCGGGGGGCTGATGATGCCGCGGTGGCCGCCGATGTAAACATTGGCCTTTCTAGCCAGGTGGTGCCTCCCTCGTGCTCGCCCACAGGTTTTTTGGGCTTTACTCCAGCTGACCATTACCTTTCCAGTGATGAGAATGACGGGCGGCCTGACAGTGTTCTCCTGCAGTGCGCCAGGGCTTACGGTCCTGTGGATGAGGTGTCTGATGGCATTGACCAGCATGTTGCCGATATGGTTAACCATGTCTTTGCTCGCGGCTTGCGAGAGGAGGAGTATAAGGAGATTTTGGAGGATGCTGCAGCCAAGAGGCCAGATAACTGTCCTGCCTTAGCGCCCGTGGATTGCAACTTGCAAGTTTTAGATGCACTGAAGACTGATGCCAAGAAGGCAGACTTCCGTCTGAaggatgttgggaaagacattattCCGGCTGCCACAATTTTGACTAAATCACTCACAGTGCTTGACAAGATCGCCCAGACTAGCCAACCAGATGTTGCCCAGGAAGTGGGCATGCTTAATGGTGGCCTGGCACTCCTGGGTCATGCTAATCACAAGAATAATCTGGCTCGCCGGTTCATCATCCAGTGTGAAATTAACCACAAGTATGCTCATCTCTGTTCAGACAAGGTGCCCATGACTCGTCTTCTGTTTGGGGATGATGTCTCACTCTCAGCCAAGCACATTGAGGAGTCTGAAAAGTTAAGGAGTAAGATTGCTCCAAGGAAACCGCTCTCTGCCTCGAAGTTTGGTCCTGGCAAGTTTAGGGGCTCTTCTGGGAGACTGCCAT ATGGCTTTTATGGCCAGTTTCATCCTTGTGGCCAACGCACGCATGGTCCCTGGAGTGAGCACCGGCAATCCTTCTCACGGCAGGGTCCTGAAACAAAAAACTCCCGAGGCCGGGGTCACAATCCCCGGCAGTAA